In Strigops habroptila isolate Jane chromosome 4, bStrHab1.2.pri, whole genome shotgun sequence, a single genomic region encodes these proteins:
- the EAPP gene encoding E2F-associated phosphoprotein isoform X1, which produces MSCLREEDDPYLVEEPSDEERALSSSEDEVDVLLHGTPDQKRKLIRECLTGESESSSDDEFQKEMEAELNTTMRTMEGKWQSPEMGTSSSSGQTGPATTSKYYDDIYFDSDSDDEDKIVTQDIRKNRKHQQRRILSNDELLYDPEEDSRDQEWVDSQRRGYRNQRRVPQQQQKPTAVPNSDAVLNCPACMTTLCLDCQRHESYKTQYRAMFVMNCVVNKEEILKYRKKPKKRNKKMKHSKETASVQSNQEEEEVYHPVLCTECSTEVAVMDKDEVFHFFNVLASHC; this is translated from the exons CTCGGAGGATGAGGTGGATGTGCTGTTACATGGCACTCCTGACCAGAAGCGGAAGCTGATACGGGAGTGCCTGACTGGGGAGAGCGAGTCCTCCAGTGACGATGAGTTCCAAAAGGAGATGGAAGCGGAACTGAACACCACCATGAGGACTATGGAAGGCAAATGGCAATCACCAGAAATGG GTACATCCTCCAGTAGTGGGCAGACTGGACCTGCCACCACTTCAAAATACTATGATGATATTTACTTCGATTCTGATTCAGACGATGAAGATAAAATAG TTACACAGGACATCcggaaaaacagaaagcatcagCAACGTCGAATTCTTTCCAATGATGAACTGCTGTATGACCCAGAGGAAGACAGTAGAGACCAAGAGTGGGTAGACTCGCAGAGGAGGGG GTACCGTAACCAAAGAAGggtgccacagcagcagcaaaaacctACAGCTGTTCCAAATAGTGATGCTGTTTTGAATTGCCCTGCTTGCATGACAACGTTATGCCTGGACTGCCAGAG ACATGAATCTTACAAAACACAGTACAGAGCCATGTTTGTGATGAACTGCGTTGTTAATaaagaggaaattctgaaatacagaaagaagccaaagaaaagaaataagaaaatgaagcacagcaAAGAAACTGCCTCTGTACAGTCAAATcaagaagaggaggaagtgTATCATCCAGTATTGTGTACTGAATGCTCAACTGAAGTGGCAGTAATGGATAAAGATGAAGTTTTTCACTTCTTCAATGTTCTAGCCAGCCATTGCTAA
- the EAPP gene encoding E2F-associated phosphoprotein isoform X2, whose translation MSCLREEDDPYLVEEPSDEERALSSSEDEVDVLLHGTPDQKRKLIRECLTGESESSSDDEFQKEMEAELNTTMRTMEGKWQSPEMGTSSSSGQTGPATTSKYYDDIYFDSDSDDEDKIVTQDIRKNRKHQQRRILSNDELLYDPEEDSRDQEWVDSQRRGHESYKTQYRAMFVMNCVVNKEEILKYRKKPKKRNKKMKHSKETASVQSNQEEEEVYHPVLCTECSTEVAVMDKDEVFHFFNVLASHC comes from the exons CTCGGAGGATGAGGTGGATGTGCTGTTACATGGCACTCCTGACCAGAAGCGGAAGCTGATACGGGAGTGCCTGACTGGGGAGAGCGAGTCCTCCAGTGACGATGAGTTCCAAAAGGAGATGGAAGCGGAACTGAACACCACCATGAGGACTATGGAAGGCAAATGGCAATCACCAGAAATGG GTACATCCTCCAGTAGTGGGCAGACTGGACCTGCCACCACTTCAAAATACTATGATGATATTTACTTCGATTCTGATTCAGACGATGAAGATAAAATAG TTACACAGGACATCcggaaaaacagaaagcatcagCAACGTCGAATTCTTTCCAATGATGAACTGCTGTATGACCCAGAGGAAGACAGTAGAGACCAAGAGTGGGTAGACTCGCAGAGGAGGGG ACATGAATCTTACAAAACACAGTACAGAGCCATGTTTGTGATGAACTGCGTTGTTAATaaagaggaaattctgaaatacagaaagaagccaaagaaaagaaataagaaaatgaagcacagcaAAGAAACTGCCTCTGTACAGTCAAATcaagaagaggaggaagtgTATCATCCAGTATTGTGTACTGAATGCTCAACTGAAGTGGCAGTAATGGATAAAGATGAAGTTTTTCACTTCTTCAATGTTCTAGCCAGCCATTGCTAA
- the SPTSSA gene encoding serine palmitoyltransferase small subunit A, which yields MALGSAWKHMSWLYYQYLLITALYMLEPWERTVFNSMLVSIVGMALYTGYVFMPQHIMAILHYFEIVQ from the exons ATGGCGCTGGGCTCGGCTTGGAAGCATATGTCGTGGCTGTACTACCAGTACCTGCTGATCACCGCGCTGTACATGCTGGAGCCCTGGGAGCGCACCGTCTTCA ATTCCATGCTCGTCTCCATCGTTGGAATGGCACTGTACACGGGCTACGTGTTCATGCCTCAGCACATCATGGCAATATTGCACTACTTTGAAATTGTTCAGTGA